The nucleotide sequence TTCATTACTTCAGAGACAATAAGTTAATGCAAGCAGAGTTAAAGGTGGAGGGTAAATCTTATTTCTCCTATTACCATATTAGTTTTGCTAAAAACCCAGTTGGCGAGAAACAAAAGAACCTTATTGCATGGTTAGGGAACCATTAAATAACAGGTTTTGCAGGTAAGGCCTAGCATTACTCATACCTGCTGGGATCATAAGAATAGCTGAGCCAATGAAACCCACAAGAGAAGTCAATGGCAAATCCAAGATTTAACTTATCTTTACAAAAGTAAGCCAATGCTTATTTAATAAGATCTGAATTCACACTTGTTCATGGAGCCTACAGTCGGAATTATAATCCCTTGTTATAATGAAGGTAAAAGACTTGACATAAAAGCTTTTGAAGCATTTGCACTGGAAAATGCAGATATTACCCTCATTTTTGCCAACGATGGCAGCACTGACAATACGGGATCAATATTATCTGAGCTGAGCAACAGGTTTCCTGGCAAAATATGTTATTTCCAAGCAAAAGAAAATAAAGGCAAAGCAGAAGTGATCAGGTCGGCTTCCCTTGTTTATACGAATCATTTCGACTTTATTGGCTATTTTGATGCAGACCTTGCCACCCCGCTTTCTGAGCTAAAAAGGATGTGGCAGTATCTCAAAACAAACAAAGAATGCCTGTTCTTACTTGGGTGCAGGCACCAAAGATTAGGTGTTAAAATAGAGCGCAGTTTGCTCAGGCACTATTTA is from Cytophagaceae bacterium ABcell3 and encodes:
- a CDS encoding glycosyltransferase — translated: MEPTVGIIIPCYNEGKRLDIKAFEAFALENADITLIFANDGSTDNTGSILSELSNRFPGKICYFQAKENKGKAEVIRSASLVYTNHFDFIGYFDADLATPLSELKRMWQYLKTNKECLFLLGCRHQRLGVKIERSLLRHYLGRVFATLASTSLGLPVYDTQCGAKILESKIAEKVFAEPFVTKWFFDVEILKRILLLKDFTLNNKTIVEFPLNEWNGIEGSKVKLIDFLRTPLSLLKLHFHYYQKSK